One Streptomyces fagopyri DNA window includes the following coding sequences:
- a CDS encoding DUF3499 domain-containing protein — protein MSPVRRCSRTACGRPAVATLTYVYADSTAVLGPLATYAEPHCYDLCAEHSERLTAPRGWEVVRLADASAPSRPSGDDLEALANAVREAARPQQRAAEAGGGARSVDPMEVARRGHLRVLRSPDN, from the coding sequence GTGAGCCCTGTACGTCGCTGTTCGCGAACCGCTTGCGGCCGTCCCGCCGTAGCGACGCTGACGTACGTCTACGCCGACTCGACCGCGGTCCTCGGCCCGCTCGCCACCTACGCCGAACCCCACTGCTACGACCTGTGCGCCGAGCACTCCGAGCGACTCACCGCCCCCCGCGGCTGGGAGGTCGTCCGGCTCGCCGACGCCTCGGCCCCCTCCCGCCCCAGCGGCGACGACCTGGAGGCTCTCGCCAACGCGGTGCGTGAGGCGGCCCGTCCGCAGCAGCGCGCCGCGGAGGCCGGTGGCGGCGCGCGGTCCGTGGACCCGATGGAGGTCGCCCGCCGGGGCCACCTGCGGGTGCTGCGCTCACCGGACAACTGA
- a CDS encoding L-lactate permease gives MYVQQVEPVADSLGLSALVAALPLVIVLVLLGGVRAKAHLAALLGLLAAALVALFAYGMPVGQTLSGAAQGAVFGVFPILWIVVNALWVYRMTVRTRHFDILRRSFGRLSDDPRVQALVVAFCFGALLEALAGFGAPVAICSVMLVALGFDPVRAAVVALVANTAPVAFGAMGTPVVTLAQVTGLPLDSVASVVGRQTPLLALVVPLLLVALVDGRRGLRETWGPALACGVAFAVAQFAASNYVSAQLADIAAALAGAAALVALPRARRPAAEPVRVAVLTGARSEDLDEQDARPEVARAYAPYALIVVVFSVAQIPAVKDWLAGATRTFDWPFLNVVNPDGKPVGGNVFTLPVVSTGGTLVLLAGLCTAAVLGVHARVAAEEWVATVRELRFAILTVTSVLALAYVMNLSGQAATIGQFVAAAGAGLAFLSPVLGWFGVAVTGSDTSANALFGALQVSAARESGLSPELLAAANSSGGVLGKMISPQNLTIACAAVGLAGREGDLLRKVLPWSAGLLLIMCLIVLGQSTSVLGWMLP, from the coding sequence GTGTACGTCCAGCAAGTGGAGCCCGTCGCCGACTCGCTCGGCCTGTCCGCGCTCGTCGCGGCCCTTCCCCTCGTCATCGTCCTCGTGCTGCTCGGGGGCGTCCGCGCGAAGGCGCACCTGGCCGCCCTCCTCGGCCTGCTCGCCGCCGCGCTGGTCGCCCTGTTCGCGTACGGCATGCCCGTCGGGCAGACGCTGTCCGGCGCGGCCCAGGGAGCCGTCTTCGGCGTCTTCCCCATCCTGTGGATCGTCGTCAACGCCCTGTGGGTGTACCGGATGACGGTCCGCACCCGGCACTTCGACATCCTGCGCCGATCCTTCGGGCGCCTCTCCGACGACCCGCGCGTCCAGGCGCTCGTCGTCGCCTTCTGCTTCGGCGCGCTCCTGGAGGCCCTCGCGGGCTTCGGCGCACCCGTCGCGATCTGCTCCGTGATGCTGGTCGCGCTCGGCTTCGACCCGGTGCGCGCGGCCGTGGTGGCACTCGTCGCCAACACCGCGCCGGTCGCCTTCGGCGCGATGGGCACACCGGTCGTCACCCTCGCCCAGGTGACCGGCCTGCCGCTGGACTCGGTGGCCTCCGTGGTGGGCCGTCAGACGCCCCTGCTGGCCCTCGTGGTGCCCCTGTTGCTCGTCGCGCTGGTCGACGGGCGGCGCGGGCTGCGGGAGACATGGGGCCCCGCCCTGGCGTGCGGAGTCGCCTTCGCCGTCGCCCAGTTCGCGGCCTCCAACTACGTCTCGGCCCAACTCGCCGACATCGCGGCGGCCCTGGCGGGCGCCGCGGCGCTGGTCGCCCTGCCGCGGGCACGCCGGCCGGCCGCCGAGCCGGTACGTGTCGCGGTCCTGACCGGCGCACGCAGCGAGGACCTGGACGAGCAGGACGCGCGGCCCGAAGTCGCGCGCGCCTACGCCCCGTACGCCCTGATCGTCGTCGTCTTCTCGGTCGCCCAGATCCCGGCGGTCAAGGACTGGCTGGCGGGAGCGACACGGACCTTCGACTGGCCCTTCCTGAACGTCGTGAACCCGGACGGCAAGCCGGTCGGCGGCAACGTCTTCACGCTCCCGGTCGTCTCGACCGGCGGCACCCTCGTGCTTCTCGCCGGACTGTGCACGGCCGCCGTTCTCGGCGTGCACGCGCGCGTGGCGGCCGAGGAATGGGTGGCCACCGTCCGCGAGTTGAGATTCGCGATCCTCACCGTCACGTCGGTGCTGGCCCTCGCCTACGTGATGAACCTGTCGGGGCAGGCCGCCACGATCGGCCAGTTCGTGGCGGCGGCCGGCGCGGGACTCGCCTTCCTGTCACCCGTCCTCGGCTGGTTCGGCGTGGCCGTCACCGGCTCCGACACCTCGGCGAACGCCCTGTTCGGCGCCCTCCAGGTGAGCGCGGCCCGCGAGTCGGGGCTGTCTCCCGAACTGCTCGCCGCCGCCAACAGTTCGGGAGGCGTCCTCGGCAAGATGATCTCGCCGCAGAACCTGACCATCGCGTGCGCGGCGGTCGGGCTCGCGGGCCGCGAGGGCGACCTGCTGCGCAAGGTGCTGCCGTGGAGCGCGGGGCTGCTGCTGATCATGTGCCTGATCGTGCTGGGACAGAGCACGTCCGTCCTCGGGTGGATGCTGCCCTGA
- a CDS encoding phosphomannomutase/phosphoglucomutase, protein MTADLSQLVKAYDVRGVVPDQWDESLAELFGAAFVQVTGAEAIVIGHDMRPSSPGLSRAFARGAAARGVDVTEIGLCSTDQLYYASGAFDLPGAMFTASHNPAKYNGIKMCRAGASPVGQDTGLTEIRELVESWIDSGAPASDATPGAITQRDTLEDYAGYLRSLVDLTSIRPLKVVVDAGNGMGGHTVPTVFAGLPLDLVPMYFELDGTFPNHEANPLDPANIVDLQQRVREEGADLGIAFDGDADRCFVVDEHGDPVSPSAVTALVASRELAKHGGGTVIHNLITSWSVPEVVREQGGTPVRTRVGHSFIKAEMARTGAIFGGEHSAHYYFRDFWNADTGMLAALHVLAALGGQDGTLSELVAAYDRYAASGEINSTVDDQTARLTAIRETYQGREGVTIDELDGLTVTADDWWFNVRPSNTEPLLRLNAEAKDEATVAKVRDEVLDLIRG, encoded by the coding sequence GTGACTGCTGATCTGTCGCAGCTCGTGAAGGCGTACGACGTACGCGGGGTGGTCCCGGACCAGTGGGACGAGTCGCTGGCGGAGCTGTTCGGGGCCGCCTTCGTCCAGGTGACCGGAGCGGAAGCCATCGTGATCGGGCACGACATGCGGCCTTCGTCGCCCGGCCTGTCGCGGGCCTTCGCGCGCGGGGCGGCGGCGCGCGGGGTCGACGTGACCGAGATCGGGCTCTGCTCGACCGACCAGCTGTACTACGCGTCGGGCGCGTTCGACCTGCCCGGCGCCATGTTCACGGCCTCGCACAACCCCGCGAAGTACAACGGCATCAAGATGTGCCGCGCGGGCGCGTCCCCCGTCGGCCAGGACACCGGCCTCACCGAGATCCGCGAACTCGTCGAGTCCTGGATCGACTCGGGCGCCCCGGCCTCGGACGCCACGCCGGGCGCGATCACCCAGCGCGACACGCTGGAGGACTACGCGGGATACCTGCGCTCGCTCGTCGACCTGACCTCCATCCGCCCCCTGAAGGTCGTCGTCGACGCGGGCAACGGCATGGGCGGGCACACCGTGCCGACCGTCTTCGCGGGCCTGCCCCTGGACCTCGTCCCCATGTACTTCGAGCTGGACGGCACGTTCCCGAACCACGAGGCGAACCCGCTGGACCCGGCGAACATCGTGGACCTCCAGCAGCGTGTGCGTGAGGAGGGCGCCGACCTCGGCATCGCCTTCGACGGCGACGCGGACCGCTGCTTCGTCGTCGACGAGCACGGCGACCCGGTCTCCCCATCCGCCGTCACCGCGCTGGTGGCCTCCCGCGAGCTCGCCAAGCACGGCGGCGGCACGGTCATCCACAACCTGATCACCTCCTGGTCGGTCCCGGAGGTCGTCCGCGAGCAGGGCGGCACGCCGGTCCGCACCCGCGTCGGCCACTCCTTCATCAAGGCCGAGATGGCCCGCACCGGCGCGATCTTCGGCGGCGAGCACTCCGCGCACTACTACTTCCGCGACTTCTGGAACGCCGACACCGGCATGCTGGCCGCCCTCCACGTCCTCGCCGCGCTCGGCGGCCAGGACGGCACGCTCTCCGAGCTCGTCGCCGCGTACGACCGCTACGCCGCCTCCGGTGAGATCAACTCCACCGTCGACGACCAGACGGCCCGCCTCACCGCGATCAGGGAGACCTACCAGGGCCGTGAGGGCGTCACCATCGACGAACTCGACGGTCTGACCGTCACCGCGGACGACTGGTGGTTCAACGTCCGCCCCTCCAACACCGAGCCCCTCCTGCGCCTCAACGCGGAGGCCAAGGACGAGGCGACGGTGGCGAAGGTGCGCGACGAGGTCCTGGACCTCATCCGAGGCTGA
- a CDS encoding Trm112 family protein → MPLEAGLLEILACPACHAPLKEQESELVCTGQGCGLAYPVRDGIPVLLVDEARRPA, encoded by the coding sequence ATGCCGCTCGAAGCCGGCCTCCTGGAGATCCTCGCCTGCCCGGCCTGCCACGCCCCGCTCAAGGAGCAGGAGAGCGAGCTGGTCTGCACCGGACAGGGCTGCGGCCTCGCCTACCCCGTCCGGGACGGCATCCCCGTACTGCTCGTCGACGAGGCCCGCCGCCCCGCGTAG
- a CDS encoding SIS domain-containing protein, protein MLDDSLLDDPEALARADRRELLRGAAEAGARVRTAARHATEAGIPELKPDGRPRAVLIAGPGLAATGVAELLGTLAGASCPVTRLTPTGVAPAGGALRWELPGWAGPVDLVLIATPDGTEPGLELLVEQAYRRGSSVVAVAPAGTPIEEAVEGTHGLFVPMATAPYEPNTPLAASAPGVLWALLTPLLALLDRTGLVSAPPEALQKVADRLDRVAERCGPAIATYGNPAKTLAADLAEALPVIWTEGTSAGPAGRRFTAALAELAGRPALAAELPEALAAHSVLLSGALAAAADPDDFFRDRVEEQQVLHARVVLLRDRPAGGLTAAPAARELALSHDTAISELEPEEGGDLETLAELIAVTDFAAVYLALASGARP, encoded by the coding sequence ATGCTCGACGACTCGCTGCTCGACGACCCAGAGGCGCTCGCCCGCGCCGACCGTCGTGAGCTGCTCCGAGGCGCCGCCGAGGCCGGCGCCCGCGTGCGTACCGCGGCCCGGCACGCCACCGAGGCCGGGATCCCGGAACTGAAGCCGGACGGCCGCCCCCGCGCGGTCCTGATCGCCGGCCCCGGACTGGCGGCCACCGGAGTGGCCGAACTGCTCGGCACACTCGCCGGAGCCAGCTGCCCCGTCACCCGGCTCACCCCCACCGGGGTCGCCCCCGCGGGAGGCGCCCTGCGCTGGGAGCTGCCCGGCTGGGCCGGCCCCGTGGACCTCGTGCTGATCGCCACCCCGGACGGCACCGAACCAGGACTGGAGCTCCTGGTCGAGCAGGCGTACCGGCGCGGCAGCTCCGTCGTCGCGGTGGCCCCCGCCGGTACCCCGATCGAGGAAGCGGTGGAGGGCACGCACGGCCTGTTCGTACCGATGGCGACCGCCCCGTACGAGCCGAACACACCGCTCGCGGCCTCCGCCCCCGGCGTCCTGTGGGCGCTGCTCACCCCGCTCCTCGCGCTGCTGGACCGCACCGGCCTGGTCTCGGCCCCGCCCGAGGCACTGCAGAAGGTCGCCGACCGCCTCGACCGCGTGGCCGAACGCTGCGGCCCGGCCATCGCGACCTACGGCAACCCGGCCAAGACGCTCGCCGCCGACCTGGCCGAAGCGCTCCCGGTGATCTGGACCGAGGGCACCTCCGCGGGTCCCGCGGGCCGCCGCTTCACCGCGGCGCTCGCCGAACTCGCCGGCCGCCCCGCCCTCGCCGCGGAACTCCCCGAGGCGCTCGCCGCCCACAGCGTCCTCCTCTCGGGCGCGCTGGCCGCCGCCGCCGACCCCGACGACTTCTTCCGCGACCGAGTCGAGGAACAGCAGGTCCTGCACGCGCGCGTGGTGCTCCTGCGCGACCGGCCGGCCGGCGGCCTCACCGCCGCGCCCGCCGCCCGCGAGCTGGCCCTCAGCCACGACACCGCGATCAGCGAGCTCGAACCCGAGGAGGGCGGCGACCTCGAGACGCTCGCCGAACTCATCGCCGTCACGGACTTCGCCGCCGTTTACCTGGCGCTCGCCTCGGGGGCCCGACCTTGA
- the manA gene encoding mannose-6-phosphate isomerase, class I, which produces MDRLDNTVRPYAWGSTTAIPRLLGAEPTGEPQAEMWMGAHPGAPSLTARGPLTEVIGEDPEKELGHAAVAKFGPRLPFLLKILAAGAPLSLQVHPNLEQAREGYEDEERRGIPVDAPHRNYKDANHKPELICALTEFDGLCGFRAPDEAAALLAALDVDSLKPYVDLLRAHPQDAALREVLTAVLSADPGEMARTVTEAAAACDRLGGEHAPYADIAHHYPGDPGVIAAMLLNHVRLQPGEALFLGAGVPHAYLNGLGVEIMANSDNVLRCGLTPKHVDVPELLRIVRFEASDPGVLRPEESPGGEEVYATPIDEFRLSRYVLAEGAAPHDLTRETPQILLCTAGSVHTDAGVLTPGRSVFVPAGEKAEVSGSGTIFRATVVA; this is translated from the coding sequence ATGGACCGCCTCGACAACACCGTCCGCCCCTATGCCTGGGGCTCGACCACCGCCATACCGCGGCTCCTCGGCGCCGAGCCGACCGGTGAACCGCAGGCGGAGATGTGGATGGGCGCGCACCCCGGCGCCCCCTCGCTCACGGCGCGCGGTCCCCTCACCGAGGTCATAGGCGAGGACCCCGAGAAGGAGCTCGGCCACGCGGCCGTCGCCAAGTTCGGCCCCCGGCTGCCCTTCCTCCTGAAGATCCTCGCCGCGGGCGCCCCCCTCTCCCTCCAGGTGCACCCGAACCTCGAACAGGCGAGGGAGGGATACGAGGACGAGGAGCGCCGGGGCATCCCGGTCGACGCCCCGCACCGCAACTACAAGGACGCCAACCACAAGCCCGAACTCATCTGCGCGCTCACCGAGTTCGACGGCCTGTGCGGCTTCCGCGCCCCGGACGAGGCCGCCGCCCTCCTCGCCGCCCTGGACGTCGACTCCCTCAAGCCGTACGTCGACCTGCTGCGCGCCCACCCGCAGGACGCGGCCCTGCGCGAGGTCCTCACGGCGGTGCTGAGCGCGGACCCCGGCGAGATGGCCCGCACGGTCACCGAGGCCGCGGCCGCCTGCGACCGCCTCGGCGGCGAGCACGCCCCGTACGCCGACATAGCCCACCACTACCCGGGCGACCCCGGCGTCATCGCCGCCATGCTCCTCAACCACGTCCGGCTGCAGCCCGGCGAAGCCCTGTTCCTCGGCGCCGGCGTCCCGCACGCGTACCTGAACGGCCTGGGCGTCGAGATCATGGCCAACAGCGACAACGTCCTGCGCTGCGGTCTGACCCCCAAACACGTCGACGTGCCCGAACTGCTGCGTATCGTCCGCTTCGAGGCGAGCGACCCCGGTGTCCTGCGCCCGGAGGAGTCGCCCGGCGGCGAGGAGGTCTACGCGACCCCCATCGACGAGTTCCGCCTCTCCCGCTACGTCCTCGCGGAGGGCGCCGCCCCGCACGACCTCACCCGCGAGACCCCGCAGATCCTGCTCTGCACGGCGGGCTCGGTCCACACGGACGCAGGCGTTCTGACCCCCGGCCGGTCGGTGTTCGTACCGGCCGGCGAAAAGGCCGAGGTGTCCGGTTCCGGCACGATCTTCCGTGCGACAGTGGTCGCCTGA
- a CDS encoding cation diffusion facilitator family transporter, with product MSASGGTRAIVAALGANLAIAVSKFVAFAFSGSSSMLAEGVHSLADSGNQALLLIGGKKAQREATPQHPFGYGRERYIYAFLVSIVLFSVGGMFAVYEGYEKINHPHQIEHWYWPVGVLVFAIIAEGFSFRTAIKESNELRGKLSWSQFIRRAKAPELPVVLLEDFGALIGLVLALGGVGLALLTDDGVWDGIGTLCIGILLILIALVLAAETKSLLLGEAAGVDDVKKIETAIVDGDTVTGIIHMRTLHLGPEELLVAAKIAVQHDDTAGEVAAAINAAEARIRESVPIARVIYLEPDIYSEAEAAKGPDPDATPGGPARPAGH from the coding sequence ATGAGCGCTTCAGGCGGCACCAGGGCGATCGTGGCGGCACTCGGCGCCAACCTCGCGATCGCGGTATCCAAGTTCGTCGCGTTCGCCTTCAGCGGTTCGTCCTCGATGCTCGCCGAGGGCGTCCACTCGCTGGCCGACTCCGGCAACCAGGCCCTGCTCCTGATCGGCGGCAAGAAGGCCCAGCGCGAGGCGACGCCGCAGCACCCCTTCGGCTACGGCCGTGAACGGTACATCTACGCCTTCCTCGTCTCGATCGTCCTCTTCTCGGTCGGCGGCATGTTCGCCGTCTACGAGGGCTACGAGAAGATCAACCACCCGCACCAGATCGAGCACTGGTACTGGCCGGTGGGCGTCCTGGTGTTCGCGATCATCGCCGAGGGCTTCTCCTTCCGTACGGCCATCAAGGAGTCCAACGAGCTGCGCGGGAAGCTGTCCTGGTCCCAGTTCATCCGCCGGGCGAAGGCCCCCGAGCTCCCGGTCGTGCTCCTGGAGGACTTCGGCGCGCTGATCGGTCTGGTCCTCGCCCTCGGCGGCGTCGGCCTGGCCCTCCTCACCGACGACGGCGTCTGGGACGGCATCGGCACGCTCTGCATCGGCATCCTGCTCATCCTGATCGCGCTGGTCCTGGCCGCCGAGACCAAGTCCCTGCTGCTGGGCGAGGCGGCGGGCGTCGACGACGTGAAGAAGATCGAGACCGCGATCGTCGACGGCGACACGGTCACCGGCATCATCCACATGCGCACGCTCCACCTCGGCCCGGAGGAACTCCTGGTCGCCGCCAAGATCGCCGTCCAGCACGACGACACGGCCGGCGAGGTCGCCGCCGCGATCAACGCGGCCGAGGCCCGCATCCGGGAGTCCGTCCCGATCGCCCGCGTCATCTACCTGGAGCCGGACATCTACAGCGAGGCCGAGGCGGCCAAGGGCCCGGACCCCGACGCCACCCCCGGCGGCCCGGCACGACCGGCCGGGCACTGA
- the ahcY gene encoding adenosylhomocysteinase produces the protein MTTVDNRQDFKVADLSLADFGRKEITLAEHEMPGLMSIRKEYAAAQPLAGARVTGSLHMTVQTAVLIETLVALGAEVRWASCNIFSTQDHAAAAIAVGPNGTPDNPQGVPVFAWKGETLEEYWWCTEQALTWPNTPTGGPNMILDDGGDATLLVHNGVKYEKDGKVPSVDTAENDEHRVVLELLNRTITDGSQKWTQLASEIRGVTEETTTGVHRLYEMHRDGTLLFPAINVNDAVTKSKFDNKYGCRHSLIDGINRATDVLIGGKTAVVCGYGDVGKGCAESLRGQGARVIITEIDPICALQAAMDGYQVATLDEVVDKADIFVTTTGNKDIIMAADMAKMKHQAIVGNIGHFDNEIDMAGLAQIPGIVKDEVKPQVHTWKFPDGKVLIVLSEGRLLNLGNATGHPSFVMSNSFADQTLAQIELYTKPDEYPTDVYVLPKHLDEKVARLHLDALGVKLTTLRPEQAAYIGVEVEGPYKSDHYRY, from the coding sequence ATGACGACTGTCGACAACCGACAGGACTTCAAGGTCGCCGATCTCTCCCTGGCCGACTTCGGCCGCAAGGAGATCACCCTCGCCGAGCACGAGATGCCCGGCCTGATGTCGATCCGTAAGGAGTACGCGGCCGCGCAGCCCCTCGCAGGCGCCCGCGTCACCGGCTCCCTGCACATGACGGTGCAGACCGCCGTCCTCATCGAGACCCTCGTCGCCCTCGGCGCCGAGGTCCGCTGGGCGTCCTGCAACATCTTCTCCACCCAGGACCACGCCGCCGCGGCCATCGCCGTCGGCCCGAACGGCACGCCCGACAACCCGCAGGGCGTCCCGGTCTTCGCCTGGAAGGGCGAGACCCTGGAGGAGTACTGGTGGTGCACGGAGCAGGCGCTGACCTGGCCGAACACCCCCACCGGCGGCCCGAACATGATCCTGGACGACGGCGGTGACGCCACCCTCCTCGTCCACAACGGCGTCAAGTACGAGAAGGACGGCAAGGTCCCCTCGGTCGACACCGCCGAGAACGACGAGCACCGCGTCGTCCTCGAACTCCTCAACCGCACGATCACCGACGGCTCCCAGAAGTGGACCCAACTCGCCTCGGAGATCCGCGGCGTGACCGAGGAGACCACGACGGGCGTGCACCGTCTCTACGAGATGCACCGCGACGGCACCCTGCTGTTCCCGGCGATCAACGTGAACGACGCCGTCACCAAGTCGAAGTTCGACAACAAGTACGGCTGCCGCCACTCCCTGATCGACGGCATCAACCGTGCCACCGACGTCCTGATCGGCGGCAAGACCGCCGTCGTCTGCGGCTACGGCGACGTGGGCAAGGGCTGTGCGGAGTCCCTGCGCGGCCAGGGCGCCCGCGTGATCATCACCGAGATCGACCCGATCTGCGCCCTGCAGGCGGCGATGGACGGCTACCAGGTCGCGACCCTCGACGAGGTCGTCGACAAGGCCGACATCTTCGTCACCACGACCGGCAACAAGGACATCATCATGGCCGCCGACATGGCCAAGATGAAGCACCAGGCGATCGTGGGCAACATCGGCCACTTCGACAACGAGATCGACATGGCCGGCCTCGCGCAGATCCCGGGCATCGTCAAGGACGAGGTCAAGCCGCAGGTCCACACCTGGAAGTTCCCCGACGGCAAGGTGCTCATCGTGCTGTCGGAGGGCCGCCTGCTGAACCTGGGCAACGCCACCGGTCACCCGTCGTTCGTGATGTCCAACTCGTTCGCGGACCAGACGCTGGCCCAGATCGAGCTGTACACCAAGCCCGACGAGTACCCGACCGACGTCTACGTGCTCCCCAAGCACCTCGACGAGAAGGTCGCCCGCCTCCACCTCGACGCCCTCGGCGTCAAGCTCACGACGCTCCGTCCGGAGCAGGCCGCCTACATCGGCGTAGAGGTCGAGGGCCCGTACAAGTCGGACCACTACCGCTACTGA
- a CDS encoding RDD family protein, whose translation MSELVTGEAVALELRPAKLPSRALAVLLDLVVAMAAYLIVTIGLVAATAAMDEAAQIAVSIASFVLLLVGGPIAVETLSHGRSLGKLAFGLRVVRDDGGPIRFRHALVRGAIGVVEILMTFGIVACVASLVSQRGRRLGDVFAGTLVVRERIPAGRSAFVPPPPPWLAGRFSGLDLSAVPDGLWLAVRQYLTRMRQLDPQVGAAMAERLASDLAARTGAPAPQGVPAAAYLAAVVHERQARDARRAFGGGPAAGVPGGPGGFVGGVPGGSGPVGRQPGFVAPAGAPAPGPASVVPPAPQPPVVDGDGSPGQHAVRPAVAREQPADRPATGFAPPA comes from the coding sequence GTGAGTGAGCTAGTGACGGGCGAGGCGGTGGCGTTGGAGCTGCGCCCCGCGAAACTGCCGAGCCGTGCGCTGGCCGTACTGCTCGACCTGGTCGTCGCGATGGCGGCCTATCTGATCGTCACCATCGGGCTGGTGGCCGCGACGGCGGCCATGGACGAGGCGGCGCAGATCGCGGTGTCGATCGCGAGCTTCGTTCTGCTGCTGGTCGGCGGGCCGATCGCGGTCGAGACACTCAGTCACGGCCGTTCGCTGGGGAAACTGGCGTTCGGATTGCGGGTGGTGCGGGACGACGGGGGGCCGATCCGGTTCCGGCACGCGCTGGTGCGCGGTGCCATCGGAGTGGTCGAGATCCTGATGACGTTCGGGATCGTCGCGTGCGTCGCCTCGCTCGTGTCGCAGCGGGGGCGGCGCCTCGGTGACGTGTTCGCGGGGACTCTCGTCGTGCGGGAGCGGATTCCGGCCGGGCGGAGCGCCTTCGTGCCTCCCCCGCCGCCCTGGCTGGCGGGGCGGTTCTCCGGGCTCGACCTGTCGGCGGTGCCGGACGGGCTGTGGCTGGCCGTCCGGCAGTACCTGACGCGGATGCGGCAGCTGGATCCGCAGGTCGGTGCGGCGATGGCGGAGCGGCTGGCCTCCGATCTCGCCGCCCGTACGGGGGCTCCGGCGCCGCAGGGTGTCCCGGCGGCCGCCTATCTGGCGGCCGTGGTGCACGAACGTCAGGCGCGGGACGCCCGGCGGGCCTTCGGCGGTGGACCGGCCGCCGGCGTACCGGGAGGTCCTGGCGGGTTCGTCGGCGGGGTGCCGGGCGGGAGCGGCCCGGTCGGGCGGCAACCGGGATTCGTGGCGCCGGCCGGGGCGCCCGCCCCCGGTCCCGCGAGCGTGGTTCCCCCCGCGCCGCAGCCGCCGGTCGTGGACGGCGACGGATCACCGGGGCAGCACGCCGTTCGGCCCGCGGTGGCGCGGGAGCAGCCGGCCGACCGGCCCGCGACCGGATTCGCGCCGCCTGCCTGA
- a CDS encoding stage II sporulation protein M — MDLDVFVSAHGAEWDRLDALLRRRRRLTGAEADELVALYQRTATHLSLVQSSAPDPQLTGRLSQLVARARSAVTGTRRASWRDVTRFLTQGFPAAVYRARHWWVPTALLSTAVAVVLGWWIGTHPEVQSSIAAPAELRALTRPGGEYETYYSSHPAASFAAQVWTNNAEAAAMCLVLGVFLGIPVLWILLQNMLNVGVGIGLMSSAGRLDTFLGLILPHGLLELTAVFVAAGTGLRLGWTLIDPGPRSRRTALAEEGRAALGMAIGLALVLFVSGAIEGFVTPSGLPTWARICIGIAAELGFLTYVYVLGGRAVRAGETGDVVDAERSATLPTAA; from the coding sequence ATGGACCTCGACGTCTTCGTGTCCGCGCACGGCGCGGAGTGGGACCGCCTGGACGCCCTGCTGCGCCGTCGGCGCCGGCTCACCGGGGCCGAGGCCGACGAACTGGTCGCCCTGTACCAGCGCACGGCCACCCATCTCTCCCTCGTCCAGTCCAGCGCCCCGGACCCGCAGCTCACCGGGCGCCTCAGCCAGCTGGTGGCCCGCGCGCGCAGTGCCGTGACCGGCACCCGCCGAGCCTCCTGGCGCGATGTCACCCGCTTCCTCACCCAGGGTTTTCCGGCGGCGGTCTACCGTGCGCGTCACTGGTGGGTGCCCACGGCCCTGCTGTCCACGGCCGTCGCGGTCGTTCTGGGGTGGTGGATCGGCACGCACCCCGAGGTCCAGTCCTCCATCGCCGCGCCCGCCGAACTGCGCGCCCTCACGCGTCCCGGTGGCGAGTACGAGACCTACTACTCGAGCCATCCGGCGGCCTCCTTCGCGGCACAGGTGTGGACGAACAACGCCGAGGCCGCCGCGATGTGTCTGGTCCTGGGCGTCTTCCTGGGGATACCCGTGCTCTGGATCCTCCTGCAGAACATGCTCAACGTGGGCGTCGGCATCGGCCTGATGTCGTCGGCCGGCCGTCTCGACACCTTCCTCGGCCTGATCCTCCCGCACGGTCTCCTGGAACTGACAGCCGTCTTCGTGGCCGCGGGGACGGGCCTGCGGCTGGGCTGGACCCTGATAGATCCGGGCCCCCGCTCCCGCCGCACGGCACTCGCCGAAGAGGGCCGGGCCGCCCTCGGCATGGCGATCGGCCTGGCACTGGTCCTCTTCGTCTCCGGCGCCATAGAAGGCTTCGTCACCCCGTCCGGCCTCCCCACCTGGGCCCGTATCTGCATAGGCATCGCGGCTGAACTCGGCTTCCTCACGTACGTCTACGTCCTGGGCGGTCGCGCCGTCCGGGCGGGTGAGACCGGCGACGTCGTGGACGCCGAGCGCAGCGCCACGCTGCCGACGGCCGCGTGA